A single genomic interval of Amblyomma americanum isolate KBUSLIRL-KWMA chromosome 11, ASM5285725v1, whole genome shotgun sequence harbors:
- the LOC144110774 gene encoding uncharacterized protein LOC144110774 gives MAGSRTGGPRIRLESSPSGGPYQELAVRFKSPSNTSVGSLASAPLSYTAVVGPYGASISVSSDEGERDAELNIVNQCKGHTPLDDMGIKMRNQPTIRLVSRCRGTPYGTQTGVILDDPDEDQDEVELSIDAPPGIRVIGRCTDSGSYSYRDEEMMIPPAIGRTGRCRDHMAAYVRSRGGAVTAGAKEYSGGSSERGVAAIAHVMGECTHFQEMSETEVSYEDDYETCKVCVKRMKETSRDGAAAQAPRITRKTSMVHIYAGDIDGDSPRDQLKQKRLCETKARYTAKRYPPSPPQTLSRSPSPPPSPPPLPPNRERKSRAPYKPPPASPPRRQPKSQTPPPSRTPSRPSSSPSPSRPSSRISSRAMSSSRSPSRAESRSPSMATTAKLEIEDTSWNSSQSSSIEVQLTKKPAKRREKESSRVKTTSRAREIPKKPVAPTPPPELRYSVEAKVAMSKDSLEMIKRASTEKVDASKSKPATSAEMVMRAAWQQYYSEYDKYKEEMAEWEDVQRKMRKQLARFMSGPSKPPAPPPGVQPTVASSKSALALPAPPEQASAGSNPQADEGMHIRIGLPGRMVKGRRSRSFSAGRPLEDAPPCVQAMYAHPGPFGPPGPFGSQPSFGNPPPPYGPPPMPFAGPGGPFRGVGFPRPPPMLMPPPQQQFGPPGPFAPQQPPLPFSGMRPLRRSTSRITLNFM, from the coding sequence ATGGCCGGTTCCAGGACCGGAGGCCCGCGGATCCGCCTGGAAAGTTCTCCGAGCGGGGGTCCCTACCAGGAGCTCGCGGTACGCTTCAAGAGTCCCAGCAACACCAGTGTGGGTAGCCTGGCCAGCGCCCCCTTATCGTACACAGCCGTGGTCGGCCCTTACGGCGCCAGCATCAGCGTGTCCAGCGACGAGGGCGAGAGAGATGCGGAGCTGAACATCGTCAACCAGTGCAAAGGGCACACACCGCTCGACGACATGGGCATCAAGATGCGAAACCAGCCTACCATCCGCCTCGTGTCACGCTGCCGAGGCACGCCGTACGGGACACAGACTGGCGTCATCCTCGATGACCCGGATGAAGACCAGGACGAGGTGGAACTGTCTATCGACGCGCCGCCTGGGATACGAGTGATCGGGCGCTGCACCGACAGCGGGTCCTACTCCTACCGCGATGAGGAAATGATGATTCCTCCCGCTATCGGCCGCACTGGCCGCTGCCGTGACCACATGGCTGCCTATGTCAGAAGTCGCGGCGGCGCTGTCACAGCTGGAGCCAAGGAGTACTCGGGCGGCAGCAGCGAGCGTGGAGTTGCAGCAATTGCGCATGTCATGGGAGAGTGCACCCACTTCCAGGAGATGTCCGAGACTGAGGTCTCGTACGAGGACGACTACGAGACCTGCAAGGTATGCGTGAAGCGCATGAAAGAAACTTCTCGAGACGGTGCGGCTGCGCAGGCTCCCAGGATTACGCGCAAGACATCTATGGTTCACATCTACGCTGGTGACATCGACGGCGACTCTCCGAGAGACCAGCTCAAGCAAAAACGGCTCTGCGAGACGAAGGCTCGTTACACGGCTAAGCGGTATCCACCGAGCCCTCCGCAGACGCTGTCACGGTCGCCGTCGCCGCCACCATccccaccgccgctgccgccgaacAGGGAAAGGAAGAGTCGGGCGCCTTACAAACCACCCCCTGCATCCCCTCCAAGACGGCAGCCAAAGTCCCAGACACCTCCCCCTTCGCGGACACCATCTCGCCCTTCTTCGAGTCCTTCCCCGTCTAGACCTTCGTCGAGGATTTCTTCGAGGGCTATGTCTAGTTCGCGCTCTCCATCGCGGGCAGAGTCGCGATCCCCGTCTATGGCCACCACGGCTAAACTGGAAATTGAGGACACGTCGTGGAACTCTTCGCAGTCGTCCAGCATCGAGGTTCAGCTCACCAAGAAACCAGCAAAGAGACGCGAAAAGGAAAGCTCGCGTGTCAAAACCACTAGTCGCGCCCGGGAAATCCCCAAAAAGCCTGTGGCTCCAACACCGCCCCCCGAACTCCGTTACTCAGTGGAGGCCAAGGTGGCTATGAGCAAAGACTCCTTGGAGATGATTAAGCGGGCAAGCACCGAGAAGGTGGACGCCTCCAAGAGTAAACCGGCCACTTCGGCAGAAATGGTCATGCGTGCAGCCTGGCAACAGTACTACAGCGAGTACGACAAGTACAAGGAGGAGATGGCCGAATGGGAGGACGTCCAGCGCAAGATGCGAAAGCAGCTGGCGCGCTTCATGTCGGGCCCCAGCAAGCCACCGGCGCCACCTCCAGGAGTTCAACCGACGGTGGCATCCTCAAAGAGCGCACTGGCTCTACCAGCACCACCGGAGCAGGCCAGCGCTGGCTCTAACCCCCAAGCCGACGAAGGAATGCACATTAGGATCGGTCTTCCAGGAAGAATGGTCAAGGGTCGAAGGAGCAGGAGCTTCAGTGCTGGTCGGCCTCTGGAAGACGCTCCGCCCTGCGTCCAAGCAATGTACGCACATCCGGGACCGTTCGGGCCACCGGGACCTTTCGGCTCGCAGCCGTCGTTCGGAAACCCACCGCCGCCCTACGGGCCACCGCCAATGCCGTTCGCGGGACCCGGGGGTCCATTTCGTGGTGTCGGGTTCCCCCGCCCTCCTCCAATGCTGATGCCTCCGCCGCAGCAGCAGTTCGGGCCGCCGGGCCCGTTCGCGCCTCAGCAGCCGCCTCTACCTTTCTCGGGAATGAGGCCACTCCGTCGCTCTACGTCGCGTATCACGCTCAACTTCATGTAG
- the LOC144110773 gene encoding uncharacterized protein LOC144110773 codes for MTTSTDNASTTTVSEPTSSDRPSPRRCAVKKDGKSKKKKGAKGDRGAGLLGLPADAFKFPNALRLPGSTTSESDLGPTPSTSVDSGPSSGPSSEGEFSFSQTTKKNTAKNARSPTGSKLLNSKKKDQETSPLKKSKGKNVVDKESPRRKPKDKAPKIEEVSSPKKSKGKAALEPESPRKKVKDKIFVDEGLPLKKGKDKIFIEEQSPRKKVKEKTVVEQELVVKKGKDKIFIVEESPRKKMEMALVDKELPPKKGKDKILIVEESPRKKMKEKALVGEELPPKKGKNKILIVEESPRKKMKEKVLVDEELPPKKGKDKILIVKESPRKKMKEKALVDEELPPKKGKDRILILEESPRKKVKDFVEEEFPLKKGKDKIIIVEEESPRKKAKAKILKDEQSPRKKAKDKIPKDEESPHKVKIAIDEEQPRKMINEVIKDEESPRKKAKDKPPKEEEPLRKKDKSAKEEESPRKKPKDKIPMEEPSPRKKSKENAIKDKSLTDKKSKKKKQVESEEDSSTPAEKPKKSKKSKKPLSDADDSDLDDSELDDSELVESELKPVEHKHSESKFILYLGDKDGSNNYGSRQGVSSTSLTDASYDFARFYLDCKERQKRRDLQDRGSQRSDTYLILNKCCRCGAGSEMVGEITGKLPACQYCLEEMGFSRRTPPTRTRSFRVVDRTYDTVNASNMLLEPVYSRSACNTEVSELRRYCDPSDKVFLCGSSVAIDGSDKYGDLPEDNYKPAWREARRLKPAEGLHRRRSFYSHPRASVEPDTPTIPELRIRISRERQPRNREFMRSSSRLLDAPPESQRSGRSSRRYRSREPRHSQSLMLGDTREGGWDTDYDSSQEEMWLHKDARVSPDSTRPKTREREERKGRRFKQRERLRDQEAEEGKANTQRDMSDDEILEGFPADESTNEVPSGNAGAGLTSAAEANEPEPEEVAQQAWERYARDYKRFQENLAEWKYEQEKAHRRRLRDGGDDRPRRPVTPPMPNASMHTGFENGSSHMSSEERRSKKDEDAMHIRIAVSPSRRSRLMVNEVTSSWTPGPFPPVGGEGWLPLAQPGQPLPMASSVAPVAYHPTPLHCAPAAQQLFFPPQQTPATQPSPPSSPARSIPSPVSPMSPPTSGVCSPVSAQVPPAGPLPEA; via the coding sequence ATGACAACATCCACTGACAACGCGAGCACTACGACGGTCAGTGAGCCGACATCATCCGACCGACCGTCCCCAAGACGCTGCGCCGTCAAGAAGGATGGCAAGAGTAAAAAGAAGAAGGGCGCCAAAGGTGACAGGGGAGCCGGGCTTCTCGGCTTGCCCGCCGATGCTTTCAAGTTCCCCAATGCCCTCAGACTTCCCGGGAGCACTACCAGCGAGAGTGACCTTGGGCCGACTCCGTCGACGAGCGTGGATAGCGGACCGTCCTCCGGACCGTCCTCCGAGGGGGAATTCAGCTTCTCTCAGACCACTAAGAAGAACACCGCCAAGAATGCACGATCGCCGACCGGTAGTAAGCTGCTGAACAGTAAAAAGAAGGACCAGGAGACGTCTCCGCTCAAGAAGTCGAAGGGAAAGAACGTCGTAGATAAGGAATCGCCTCGAAGGAAACCAAAAGACAAGGCGCCCAAAATCGAGGAGGTGTCATCGCCTAAGAAGTCAAAGGGTAAGGCCGCATTAGAGCCGGAATCACCACGCAAGAAGGTTAAAGACAAAATCTTTGTAGACGAGGGATTGCCGCTTAAGAAGGGTAAAGATAAAATCTTCATAGAGGAGCAATCGCCGCGCAAAAAGGTGAAAGAAAAGACGGTGGTTGAGCAGGAATTGGTGGTTAAAAAGGGTAAAGACAAGATCTTCATTGTGGAGGAATCGCCTCGCAAGAAGATGGAGATGGCCTTGGTAGACAAGGAATTGCCGCCTAAGAAGGGGAAAGACAAGATCTTAATCGTGGAGGAATCGCCTCGCAAGAAGATGAAGGAGAAGGCCTTGGTAGGCGAGGAATTGCCGCCTAAGAAGGGGAAAAACAAGATCTTAATCGTGGAGGAATCGCCTCGCAAGAAGATGAAGGAGAAGGTCTTGGTAGACGAGGAATTGCCGCCTAAGAAGGGGAAAGACAAGATCTTAATCGTGAAAGAATCGCCTCGCAAGAAGATGAAGGAGAAGGCCTTGGTAGACGAGGAATTGCCGCCTAAGAAGGGGAAAGACAGGATCTTAATCTTGGAGGAATCGCCTCGCAAGAAGGTGAAAGACTTTGTAGAGGAAGAATTTCCGCTTAAGAAAGGCAAAGATAAGATCATAATAGTTGAGGAGGAATCACCTCGCAAGAAAGCGAAGGCCAAGATCCTCAAGGATGAGCAATCGCCGCGCAAAAAGGCTAAAGACAAGATCCCCAAGGACGAAGAGTCACCGCACAAAGTAAAGATTGCTATAGATGAGGAGCAACCACGAAAGATGATAAATGAGGTCATTAAGGATGAGGAGTCACCGCGCAAGAAGGCAAAGGACAAACCACCAAAAGAGGAGGAGCCACTTCGGAAGAAAGACAAATCCGCCAAGGAAGAGGAGTCACCGCGCAAAAAGCCCAAGGACAAGATTCCCATGGAGGAGCCGTCACCACGTAAGAAATCGAAGGAAAATGCGATCAAGGATAAGAGCTTAACGGATAAGAAATCCAAAAAGAAGAAACAAGTAGAATCTGAGGAAGACAGCAGCACACCGGCAGAAAAGcccaaaaaaagtaaaaagtctAAAAAACCTCTTTCTGATGCGGACGATTCAGATTTAGACGATTCAGAATTGGACGATTCAGAATTGGTCGAGTCAGAATTGAAGCCAGTCGAACATAAGCATTCTGAGTCAAAATTTATTTTGTATCTTGGAGACAAGGACGGCAGCAACAACTACGGCTCACGTCAGGGTGTTTCCTCTACTTCACTCACAGATGCCTCCTATGACTTCGCAAGGTTTTATCTGGACTGTAAAGAAAGGCAAAAGCGAAGAGATCTCCAAGATCGAGGCAGCCAACGCAGTGATACATATTTGATTTTAAACAAGTGCTGCCGCTGTGGTGCCGGATCTGAAATGGTTGGCGAGATAACTGGAAAGCTTCCGGCTTGCCAATACTGTCTAGAAGAAATGGGTTTCAGCAGGAGAACGCCTCCGACAAGGACCCGGTCCTTCAGAGTCGTGGACAGGACCTACGATACTGTGAACGCTTCCAACATGCTCTTAGAACCGGTTTACTCTCGGAGTGCTTGCAACACTGAGGTGAGTGAGCTCAGACGCTACTGCGATCCCTCGGACAAAGTGTTTCTATGTGGAAGCTCTGTAGCAATAGACGGCTCAGACAAGTACGGCGACCTGCCCGAGGACAATTACAAACCAGCGTGGCGAGAAGCCAGGCGTCTCAAGCCTGCTGAGGGGCTTCACCGCAGGCGAAGCTTCTACTCACATCCGCGAGCTTCGGTCGAACCTGATACACCTACTATACCCGAACTTCGAATAAGAATCTCCCGAGAAAGGCAGCCACGCAATAGGGAGTTCATGCGCAGTTCTTCTAGATTGCTAGATGCCCCTCCGGAAAGCCAGAGAAGCGGGAGGAGCTCCAGAAGGTATAGAAGTCGTGAACCACGTCACAGCCAGTCTCTCATGTTAGGGGACACGAGAGAGGGTGGCTGGGATACCGACTACGACTCATCCCAGGAGGAAATGTGGCTACACAAAGATGCTAGAGTTTCGCCAGACTCGACCCGACCTAAAACAAGAGAACGAGAAGAGCGGAAAGGTCGGCGATTTAAGCAACGAGAACGCCTGCGAGACCAGGAAGCCGAAGAAGGCAAAGCAAATACTCAACGTGACATGTCCGACGACGAAATCTTAGAAGGCTTCCCGGCGGATGAGTCAACAAATGAAGTCCCATCGGGCAATGCTGGCGCAGGCTTGACGTCAGCAGCGGAAGCTAACGAGCCGGAACCCGAAGAGGTTGCCCAACAAGCGTGGGAACGCTATGCGCGTGACTATAAGCGCTTCCAAGAGAACCTGGCAGAATGGAAGTACGAGCAGGAGAAGGCCCATCGACGTCGCCTGCGGGACGGAGGCGAtgaccggccgcggcggccagtGACGCCTCCTATGCCCAACGCCTCCATGCACACCGGATTTGAAAACGGAAGCAGCCACATGAGCTCCGAAGAGCGCAGGTCGAAGAAGGACGAAGACGCCATGCACATACGCATTGCGGTGTCTCCCAGCCGTCGGAGCCGACTGATGGTCAACGAGGTGACGTCATCCTGGACTCCTGGACCATTCCCACCAGTAGGAGGTGAGGGatggctgccgctggcgcaaCCCGGCCAGCCGCTTCCTATGGCCTCTTCGGTGGCACCAGTTGCATACCATCCAACGCCCCTACACTGTGCACCGGCAGCGCAACAGCTGTTCTTCCCTCCGCAGCAGACCCCTGCCACCCAGCCCTCCCCACCCAGCAGTCCAGCGCGTTCCATCCCATCGCccgtctctcccatgtctcctcCGACGAGCGGCGTGTGCTCGCCGGTGTCAGCCCAAGTTCCACCAGCAGGACCTCTGCCTGAAGCCTGA